The DNA window gtgttctgATATTTTTTGctgctaacgtttcacccgcatctatggctggcatcttcagagtcacagAGAGAACAAATCTTTCCAaaacatgcccctgaagatgccagctgcagatgcaggtgaaacgttaggagcaaaaaaataTCAGAACACGGCCACatcatctggaaaacccacaacagctagtacCCCGTTCTGTtagcagagagccagcgtgggccATGTTCTAACACTCTCCATAGTAACAGGCGCCCCTCCCCCCTTACTCTCttacttttaccattctattttgtttacatctatgttaccctcctagggaggagtccggctgttccctccttttggggaggctttctaataaattgggttatgggacgcctgttactATTGTATTGAccactgtttttaatggttttaacggcttttagtaaatgtaataattgtttgtttatttataatgaTTTATAAACTGTATATACGTTGATGCTGTTgtgtaccacccagagccccttggggatgggacggtctacaaatctaataaataattcTTGCGGGCAGAGGGAGCCCCCCACAAACATCCTCCCCTGCAAAGATTCTTCCAATGCCTAACTTTccgtttccccctctccccagttcCGCCGGTTTCAAAGAGTCACTTGTCGCCTCCGAGATTGCGTCCAAAGATGTCAGCATTCCTACCACCTCCACCTGGCTCAGCTTTGGGCACCTGCGGGACAAACACGACGCCCTGGAGTCTGCTGCGAATGCGACCCACGCGGCCCTGCAGGAGGAGCTCCAGCACTTGAAAAGGTTGGCCAAGAAGCTGCAGAAGAGAGCCAAGCAGGCCGACCTGAGGGTGCTGGCCCTGGAGGAATCCTTGAAGGAGAGAGAGCGGCAGGACACCACCGAGAGGGAACAGCAAGGAGCCCTCCTGTCCAACCTGACTCAAGAAGCCGCCAAGCGCCAGGAGGACACCCAAGCAGGGCAGGGCACCCTGCGGAGGGCGCTGGAGAGCCTGCAGGATGCCCTGAAGAACCAGGGGGCCAAGCTGGCCGAACTGGAGCAGCTGCTGAAGAGCCCTCCTGGGCACAACGAAGTCCTCTTGCCCAGCCCGCTAGCCGCAGCTCCTCTGCTGAACCAGAACCCCCCCGAGAAGGAGCCAGAGGAGGCCGGTGGGCAGAGCCCCACCTTGAAGAAGCTGCGAGCCAAACACCGGCAAAAGAAAAAACTCCAGCAGGAGAACCATCGCCTGGTGGCCCAGGCGCAGAATGGGTCCCTTCCAGGCCGGAAACTGCCCCTGCAGGAGAAGGACCTGGAGTCGCCCGCGGGGCCGCGGCCTCAAGCCCTTAGGCAGGAGCGCCCCATCATGGACAAGGCCCCCGAAGAGCGGGAAGTGCCCCAAGCGCCTCGTCCCCCAGGAACAAGTAGGTCTGGTGGAGCTGGGCTCCAGAGGGCCCCACACTAACTCTGGGGAGGCCAGTGTGTCATGGAAAGGTCTCGCCTGAGACTGCCACCCAGCAGAGACATCtgcaaggctgaacacactcagacaaagctaactttagaaaaggaactttattgatttgtgttgccctaactacagggtgctggaactgaggattcttgtcctcagttccagtatttaaactatttacaaagacagacagcaaccaatcagctcttcccctcctcccagctcctggtctcccattggctctgaagctctggtggaatgtagcttctcagtttgaaccagtgcatgttgggagttgtagtcctgacaacaTCCCAGCAGCAGCGTTTGGGTCCCTGAACCACGCGTGTGCCAACCCTGGGTCTCATGTTAGCCGTGGGAATTCTTTCCCATGAGCCCTGCTGGCATCCCGCCCTGGAAGGAGAGCGTGGCTTTCCACTATCCTCTTTACCCAGGggtttttctttcactgttctCGCTGCACTCTGTCTTCTGTTGGCGAGCTGAGGAATGATCTTTCCTTATACCGAGAGCCACAAAACATTTGCAGCTGCCCAAAAGCAGAGGTGCAGTGGTCATTAGCTCATGGGGCACAGGCGGGTGTACCACTGGTTGAGCCACACCATACATTGCCAGGCAATCTATGGGCAAGAGCAGACACTGTCCTGTACCTCTTCTGGCTGACACCCAGGCCACAGAGGCACAGGGGGGGCACAGCTGGGCCTGCATTGCTAGCTAAGGAAAGAACAATGCAGCACTCGTGtttggtgtgtgtgcgtgccacGAAGTCAGTCGatttaggattttcaaggcaagagatattgagaggtgtttgccactgccttcctctaggtaggctgagagagttctgagaggactgtgactcggccaaggtcactcagcaggcttcatgtggaggagcaggaaattgaACCCGATTGTTCGGgttggagtctgccactcttaatcactacgcatgtgagctcccaaaggcacctggtgggccactgcgagttgcagagagctggcctagatggactctggtctgatccagctggcttgttcttatgttcttatgtttttacacCACAGACATTTGGTGGGCTGAATGAAAAAGTGTGGGGACAAAGTGGAGAGAGATCTCTAGGTCCCAATCGAGCCCCGTGGgccccagatgtgtttctgcactcctacattcctactgggtgaccttgggctagtcacagttccttggaactctctcagccccaccagcttcacaaggggtctgttgtggggagaggaagggaaaggaatttgtaagttgctttgagactccttagttgagaaaagtggggtataaatccaaactcttcttattcttattcttgctTGTCCAATAAGGGAAtgactgctctctctctctctctctgtcccctgCAGTCTGTAACGTGGGTGCCATGCTGGTGTTCCCCAATGCTTCCACGGAGAACTTTGCCACCTTTGGCCCGAGCTTCCACAGCGGCCTGCTGGAGCTCAGCCTCTGCAGCTGGGTGAGGACCCACGCCCGCTACCTGGGCACCATCTTGTCCTACGCCACCGAGGACAACGACAACAAGCTGGTGTTGCACGGCCGAGACGCAGCGCCCCGGAATGCCATCCATTTTGTCATCGGAGACCCGGCCTTTCGGGAGCTGCCAGTGGGGCGGCTCCTAGACGGCCGGTGGCACCACCTGTGCGTCGTCTGGTCCTCCATCCAGGGCCGGTATTGGTTCTACGTCGACCGGAGGCtggcttccatgggctccaactTCCAAAAGGGCTACGAGATCCCCGGCAGAGGATCTCTCATCCTGGGCCAGGAGCAGGACACTGTCGGCGGTGGGTTCGAACCCTCAGAGGCTTTTGTGGGGGCTCTGGCTGGTTTGGCCATGTGGGACCGGGCGCTGTCACCAGGAGAGGTCTCCAGCATCGCCGTCGGGAATGGCCTCCCTCGGAGCCCGGTCCTCTCTCTGGCAAACGTCACAAAGCTCAGCGGGGAAGTGCGGAAGGTCAGCTGCCCTTGCCTCGAACATTGCCTGTGAGGCGTCCCAGGAAAATATCTGCGTGAGATTGCTTGGTGGACAGATCACGTTGCCAACCCTGCCTTGGGATGTTCCGGGAGATTTGAGGGcgatgcctggggagggtgggctttggggaagggagtggtgTTAAGTCTCGATCCctgaatcaataaacggactctggatcgttgatcagcagagtttattggaaaggtaacgaagCACCCAGTTTGCAaggagccagttctggcaaacctggctgtTGCTggcccctttattcagaaataatccccccttcctgttttcccaaagaatgtgaggaaGAGCCTcagtgccccaaggtcagcaacagatagagatgAAGCCACCTGGATTCCTACCCCCCacagcaatggaaacatcccgtttcccatgggagaagaaagtgtcaggggtaagcctagttatctaccaagcgtgtgaaaccatagaagaaagattaaggaaagaatgttccattgcaGCAGTgctaacatatagcaggctaagtACGAATAcctaaaagcagttacattgactggaatgcatctcaatcacccagatacaatcactgtCCATACATTGTGTAGCCATTACATGGAGTTAGGAATTCACCCCAATCAACTAAGAGCCATCCCTGACAAGCAGGGAGCTTCGGAGCATGTCCTGCAATCTCCTGCTGATCCCTGAAGTCTGCAGCTTTGTTGAAACTCCAAGAGGATTCAATCCTCCGCCTAGAGGTCAGCTCAGCTGCCAGACGTCCTGTTCTCCCAAATCATGATGCCACAGAAATCCCTGCTGAAGGCTGATTCAGCCTCTGCTAACACGCAAACTCCTCTCCCAGGTGCATGTTCTAATCtaaagactgggggtggggggtgggggagggctgtcCTGGGCCTGTattagagttggatttatatcccccctttctctcctgcaaggagactcaaaggggcttacaaatccctttcccttcccccctgcacaaCCAACacaccgtgaggtgggtggggctgagagagctcagaagaactgtgactagcccaaggtcacccagctggcatgtgtgggagtgcacaagctaatctagttcaccagataagccttcacagctcaagcggcagagcggggagtcaaacccggttctccagactagagtgcacctgctcttaaccactacaccacgctggctctcaagcagTGGCCTTGGCCCAGCTCAACTACAGCGTCCCTTCAGAACAGCTGTCTACAGTTCAGGCTGCCCCATTTGGTTTGGAGAGACCGTCCATCCTGGCTGTTAAGCTCTCTGACCCTCTGCCTTTCTTGACTTGGCCTTActctagctccgtggtggtgaacctttggcactccagatgttatggactacaattcccaccagcccctgccagcatggccaattggccatgctggcaggggctgatgggaattgtagtccataacatctggagtgccaaaggtttgccaccactgcctgaaaacagggaggagggtggctCTCTGACTTACCTCACCCTCAGCAAGTTTGTGTCATGCATCCATTTAAGGGCAGGCCCATTCACACAAGCAAAAGGCTGCGTCTCAAGTGTCTCTTGCATAGCCCCTCCGTAGCTGTGGAGTTGGCAGACGCACAGGTCGATGTGCGTGAGTTGCGGTGTTGCCAAAACACGGTCAAGGGAGGCACAGAGGACACGGCTGGCTCCCACTCATGTCAGTGGGATGTGGGAGGGGGCTTCCAGGCACACCCTGATATAGTTGCCTGCTGGGGCAAGAAAAAAAAGAGCCCCCTGCCTGTTCACTCCTTGCAGTATTTTGGAAGAATCCTTGCTAGAGCCCAGTGGTGTACCGGGCCTAAAAGCACCCCGGGGCATGACCGtctccctgcgccccacttacaggagccagcagggaggccaaggaggccggggcttggggggagggcagaagccagcctgcagggagcctgggagggcagggcGCCACAGTGCGCAACCCAGACTGGCGCTGCTGCCACCTGCcacagagtccccctccccctccctgcaggcaagctcctgctctccctagggcccggggagggcagaagctggcctggagggaggccaggaggggggtggggcgttGCGGCAGCCAGTTTGGATGCACGCcgtttcgtcatgtggggggaggtgCCCGGTGCCCCCAAGTGATGAAAAGGCACGTGCCCGGGAACATggaataccccatgtccccattagcggtacgccactacCAGAGCTTGGAGCGTTCAGCACTTTCCTGGCTGGCAAGAGAGAAGCCCACCAGAGCTGGGGGATCTCCCTTGTCCTGATAGGGctttcccctcccaaatctccagcaggcAAAATGGGTGCCAAATTTGCCCCCTTAAAATGCCCCCGTAGCTGACTTTCTTCCCATTTCTGGTCCCCACATGGGAGACGGCTTTCAGCACCCACAGACGGTCACTCCATCCCCCTCCTCAGCTGTCGCCTGGCTctgctttacattttttaaagaaaaaggccaAGAGGGAAAATCCGAGTGGCCCCAGccttcctgtttttctctcctgctctCTCTGCACAGCTGCCAAACTATCACTGTTTGCGAACGGTCCCTCCAGGTTTGCTATTTTCACGACCGGGATGCAATCTCGAGGGCAATTTTGTGGAAGGATTGTAGTAATAAATTCCTTCTGGTCTGAGCCACAATGCCCTCCTTCTCGTTTTTTTCCAACCAAATGTTGCTGCGGGTCTGGCCACCAACGCCAACTTCAGAGCGGGGCATCGGCCtcatcaagttttttttaaaaggaaagaaagtcAGCGGGTGAGATAGGCAAATTTAGCTCGGAGTCTCAAGGAGCCGCAGGTACATTCACGGACGCTGAATCTGTCCGGGCTTTGTTGAATCTGTCTGGGCTGTGCCTTCTTGTTTCTGGCAGGctaaggggaggaagagaaaacagCCGTGGGTGGGGGGCAAAAATGGAGAAGGGCTTCTCGCAGGGTTAGTGTTGCCAGGCACAATCCACCACAAAGATCTCATGTGCCAGGGGCCCAGAATCTCTTCGTTGGGAATgttttctctgcagtttctggaTGGTTAGaggaccacgtgcagagtgcctcTTCTCACCTGTGAGCGAGACCCAACTGATAAGGACATGCTAACCAGTGAACTTGGCCCAAATTACAAATGCCAggccccacgcccctcccccctccctccctgcctgctggCTTTGCTGCCAAGTTGCTCAGGAGGCGTTTGCCCATCAGGTGATCTCAGCGGGTCCAGGAAGAATCTGGTCAGGACGGGGAGTGACAGGGCATGAGACAGAGGCAGCCAGGCCCTGAGTCACCCGTTGGCGCCTTTGCTCCTTCCCTGCTTTCTTCCACTCGCTTCTGCGTGGTGCGGCCATCCCCGAGACCTGCTGCAGGTCCAAGAAGGAAGCCCAGTTTATATCGCACAGGAGCACCACCCAGACGAGACCCAGAAGTCCAAGACCCACCTGTGCAGATGGAGGCCCGGCAGAGGGGCAGGAGCCAGGCCCCAGGGGCTCCCCAGCACTCTCCGTTCTCCAGTTTGTTCTTGGGGAGAACAGAGCCCAGTTGAGAGGGAAGATGGGcctcgggttgccaactccagctggaGAAATGTCTGGCGATGTGGGGAGGGACGGAGGCTGAGGGGGGCaagggttggggaagggaggcacTTCAGTGGGCTCCAGTGCCACCTTCtgtgtcgcctggagatcagttgtaatcccaagagaccTTCGATCTTCAGCCACCACTCGATTAGACTGATTATAGATTGATTTTATCTATCAATCTAGATTAATTAGATTAGATAGATTATACTTAACTCTCTGATTAATCTAATGTGACCTGATATATCCATCTATCCATTGCTCGTACACAATTGGTCATTGTAAGGCAGGATTGTCCAATTCTGGGGCTTcagtcatggactacaattctcatcagcacagggactgatgggaattgtagtccatgaacatctgacggcCCGGAGTTGGTCATCTCTgttaggcacaggtgtcaaactcgcggccctccagatgttatggactacagttcccatcatcccctgccagcatgatgcgagctgtagtccataacatctggagggccgcgagtttgacacctaggctgTTAGGGATCCACGTGCCCGCCCTCGAAGCAGAAGGGCGCAGAAACTACAACTCCCGTGAGGCCGTGCGGGCGGAAGGGTCACGTGGCGCGGCAGGTGCCGGCGGGTCACATGATCCGCTGCTGCTGCCTGGACCGCCCGGGCTGTCCCGGCTGCAGGGAGGATGGCGAATGTGGCCACGAAGGTTTCGTGGTCCGGGCGGGAGCGGGAGGCGGAGGGCGCGGGCGAGACGACCCCGCTGCTCAACGGCACCGGCGCCGCCCCCCCCAAGCCCCGGCAGGTAGGTAGGCGAGCCTCCAGGGCCAGGAGCAGTCTAGCCCTCTCCGAGGAGCGAGGGCGGGGAGGGCTTCTCTTCTCTGTAGAGGGGCAAGCGGGGCATCCGTCCCGTGGTGGAGTGTGCAAGACTAAGGGACCCCGGGGCCTGTGCAGAGTGCCTGCCCACCCTTGGGAAGGAAGGACGGTGCCCGGCTGCTTGAATTCAGGCAGGCGTTTAGGTCAAAAGAGGGTGCTAGCCCTCCCGCTCCATTGGAGACTGACTGCTTGCTATGACTCTAGCCGGGGGTTGCTGGGCCTGGAGGCGCTCACTGGCCAAGGGTGCCACCTTGGAGTGAGGACTCGGTGTCCTTTGCGCCAACCCCATGCCCATATACTCACACAGACTCTGGAGGGAGCATGCCCTTCCTGCATAGGGGTAAGGAGGATTTTGCTGCCCCTGGCCCTGTAGGGAAGCCGCCAGCTGGGCAGGTGGGGGCCGGGGCTGGCGCTCGTGTCTGTGACGTGTATCCAGCAGAGGATACAAAATGTGGCTGGGGATATGGCAGGCAAGGCAAGCCAGGGAGCGCACGAGACACCCACATGGGATACTTGCCTTTTCAGTGCCCTTATTTGGGCCCCAGTTTGGGAACTGGCACACAAAGCGGCacagttggtgggagggaaaggtgtttgtttcGTGGCCCCTTCAGCCCGGGAGGCTGTGCCAACTGACCCCATCCTCACTGCAGAGGGTGATTTGCCTGGGCTGACTTTATTCCAGAAAGTCTGGCGAATCTCCCTGGCAGGGGATTGAGTAAAAGGGTGCCCCTTATGtgtatctgggggtgggggagggggggcagtgccAGTTTGTGCCAGAGGGCCCAATTTCTTCTTGGCACCTTCCCGTGGGGAAGCCTTTACTTTCCCGCCGGCTGCAACCGGTCTGCCCCTCGCCTCCTGCAGCCGGTTCTTAGCTTCCCTGAGATGTTGAAACTACAAACATGGGCTGTCGAGGAAGCTTTAGCCTCAACAGTCTTTTTATCGTTTTCAGTCTTCTCCCAGATTGCAAGCTGTTGACCTGCAGGCCTGCACGTTTATTGTGTAGTGGAGCTGGAGGGGGGGTGGTGTATGTGGAGAAATAGCCTCAATTTGTGCTTTGTGATCCCTCTCTGggacaaagccccccccccccccgcttgctaTGGGGAAGCCTTTACTTTCCCGCCGGCTGCAACCGGTCTGCCCCTCGCCTCCTGCAGCCGGTTCTTAGCTTCCCTGAGATGTTGAAACTACAAACATGGGCTGTCGAGGAAGCTTTAGCCTCAACAGTCTTTTTATCGTTTTCAGTCTTCTCCCAGATTGCAAGCTGTTGACTTGCAGGCCTGCACGTTTATTGTGTAGTGGAGCTGGAGGGGGGGTGGTGTATGTGGAGAAATAGCCTCAATTTGTGCTTTGTGATCCCTCTCTGggacaaagccccccccccccggtcccaaAACAGTGCTGAGCTGGGCAGTATCGGCAGGAATGTCACATGTCGGTGAGCCATTCCTGGGCTGTGCAGCCGTTCGGCCTGCAAAGTTTCTCCATAACCAACAGCTCCCCCTGAATttcccagggtgggggtggggtctccTCTTCAGCTCCTTCTCATTCCCTAATCCCTTTAATTGCCCAAATAAGTCCCTGCTCAACCTGACTTGTGTGGCCAAAAGTCCCTTTGGAGGGGGTCCTGATGACAGTTTGCGGACTGGCTATCggatccagtggtggcgaacctttggcactccagatgttatagactacaattcccatcatcccctgccatcatgcccaattggctgtgctggcaggggctgatgggaattgtagtccataacatctggagtgccaaaggttcgccaccatggggctatcCTGAGGTGAGAGCTTTGCCCCCCAGCCGCTTTGCTTGACCCAAACATGTCAGGTGCTGGTGGGCCAAATAAGCACAGGTGAGGTGATCTTTTTCGGACTTCAcaccgccccctgcccccccacgcaAACAGTAAGGTTCCTCTTTGCAAGAATCTCAGCTGGCAATGAACTGAACAGCCCATGACAAGGAAGTTGGAACCCAGTTAGCCTGACCCCGTCATGTTTCTCTTCCCCAGTGTGCCGTTTCCTACCAGTCTAGGAGCAAAGGACTCCATGAACTCAATGAAAGAGGGAGGAACTGGAGCTGCTGCTAAAAGCTCTTTTGGCACCTCATGTCCACCTTCAGCAAGGGGGCAGAGGGGAGGGTGGTGTCAGGGCAGCACTCAGTACAGCAAGATCTTTTCTGGGGTGCTTTGACTTCCAGCCAAGAGGCCCTGCTGTAGCTGCAGGGGATCATGAGAGGTTGCTCAACACGGTTGGGGCCAGACAGCCCTGAAAACGGCAGCCCTGTCTTCACTAGGAAACGGGGAAGGGCTCCCCACTCCACATCTCCCCACATCCTCTGTGAGTTTTTCATGGCCTGTGATTCTTTTTCCCACTGGAGAATACAAagccc is part of the Sphaerodactylus townsendi isolate TG3544 linkage group LG04, MPM_Stown_v2.3, whole genome shotgun sequence genome and encodes:
- the PTX4 gene encoding LOW QUALITY PROTEIN: pentraxin-4 (The sequence of the model RefSeq protein was modified relative to this genomic sequence to represent the inferred CDS: deleted 1 base in 1 codon) — translated: MVLGAPQRLLLTVLILVGVCLQGIQLQQAGPGEQRKPFFERFRRLEEQFRRFQRVTCRLRDCVQRCQHSYHLHWLSFGHLRDKHDALESAANATHAALQEELQHLKRLAKKLQKRAKQADLRVLALEESLKERERQDTTEREQQGALLSNLTQEAAKRQEDTQAGQGTLRRALESLQDALKNQGAKLAELEQLLKSPPGHNEVLLPSPLAAAPLLNQNPPEKEPEEAGGQSPTLKKLRAKHRQKKKLQQENHRLVAQAQNGSLPGRKLPLQEKDLESPAGPRPQALRQERPIMDKAPEEREVPQAPRPPGTICNVGAMLVFPNASTENFATFGPSFHSGLLELSLCSWVRTHARYLGTILSYATEDNDNKLVLHGRDAAPRNAIHFVIGDPAFRELPVGRLLDGRWHHLCVVWSSIQGRYWFYVDRRLASMGSNFQKGYEIPGRGSLILGQEQDTVGGGFEPSEAFVGALAGLAMWDRALSPGEVSSIAVGNGLPRSPVLSLANVTKLSGEVRKVSCPCLEHCL